The Mixophyes fleayi isolate aMixFle1 chromosome 9, aMixFle1.hap1, whole genome shotgun sequence DNA window GCCTCTTAGTTAGAAATTATTTATAATCTTTTTCCACTGGATaactacctctctttctcatcccttcttcccttctcccccttcctcccgtctctccgtctcatccatgtgtctgtctgtcttcccctccctttagattgttcgctcctttgagcagggctctcctaccttctgtttccatcacttttaactgcgctctccagctactctgctcacctcctctcggtccctctgccttctgtctcctctcgcttctctccgctcccctcagtgactttcaacctgtcatccgtgccctccctcttgggccatagttacctgcctatactcacttttcccctccctccctctctttcatgctgtgcctgatcccccagagttatagtgcttactgttacttgtactgtgctgtttcaccttgtactgtgccattgtttgtccttgtacggcgctacggatactttgtggcgccctataaataaaaattaataataataacataaaaaaaatgctcttGTAACTGCATTTCTTTATGTCCCCATTAGATTATTTGGAATTAACAGTTGCTGTTGTTAGTGATTTATTACAATACTTTGTCTGTGTCTGAGCCATCCCAGTCGGCAGCAATACTCACTGTCTATCTCTCCTTCTAGACTGGGTAATGGAAGATGTGATTACTCCCGCAGAGCCCAGCAGTGATCCTTCTATAGTCAATGTGTGGTTCGTGAAGAGAGTCATGGTTAACAACCAAAACTCAGACAAAGGAGACAGTCTCACTGAATCTCCTTATGTGACAGAGCACAGGGGAGGAAATCATCCTATACAGAGAAGATCTGAAAATCAGGTAGTGGATGGTTATATTAAAAGTGAGAGGAAACCAGTTGTAGACTCTCCTGTGCGTCAGGGAAACTGTAACAGCGCTCCAGGGTTTTATAAACAGACAGTTCGCAACCAGCAGACATCTGATTGCTCAGAATGTGGGGAACACTTTCAAGAGAAGACCGCTTTGGAGGAACATCTGATACATCACATGGAGGAGAAGATACGGGTTTGTCCTGTTTGCGCACAATGCTTTACCTCACAATCTGATCTGGAAACGCACTTGAAAATACACAAAGGAGGAGCCTCATGGCCTTGCCACGAATGCGGAAAATCTTTTTACACCAAGTCAAGTCTGGAGAGACATCAGTTTATACACATCAGAGACAAACCGCTTCCGTgtcctgaatgtgggaaatgttttgtcaAGCGATCAAACTATGAGATGCACCTACGGCTCCACGCTGGCGAGATGCTTTATCCTTGTACTGAGTGTGAGAAATTGTTTAGCGTCAAAGCCGCTTGCGATAGACATATAAGAGCTCATACAATGGAGCGACCACACGTTTGTCCACAGTGCGGGAAGCGTTTTCTCTATAATGGCTGCCTGGTTAGACATATcaggattcacacaggggaaAGGCCATTTGCTTGTCCCCAGTGTGGCAGGTGCTTCCGCCAGACTTCGGCTCTCAACCGCCACCAGAGAATTCATACGGATGAAAAACAGTTTGACTGccctgaatgtggtaaatgttttactcaCCAGTCTGATTTAATACGACACCAAGAAGTTCACGCCTGTGACCAACCGTTTGTTCAGTATGTAACGGATGATGAAACAGATTTACCCACATATGTCATCTTGTAAAACTTTGGGATGGCGACAAAACTTTCTAATTTAGTTTGATGTAAATTATTATTGACTCAAATCTATTATGCATTTTTTGgtattattgtgttttaaaaccaTTTTGGATTAAAACAGTAACATAGTACTTTTTATAAATGACCTAACTTTTAAAGGACTGCTGTACTTGAAATGAGAGTTAGTGTTTTATGAGACAGCTGCTAATGATGTCTGCAAAAATATATGCATAAGTCTTAGGGACTTATTGGAACGTAATATGTTTGTAGTAAAGCTATAGGTGTACAACAGGTAATTATTCCTATGTACTTCAGACATACTGGGTGTAATAAATGACACAGAACAACAATGAGCAAACGAAAAAGAATGGTAAGCGTCACAATATGTTCAAAGGGCATCAACccacttatttattaaattataattgTAAGCAGCAGATTTGTTGTACATGTTATTAATTCATTGGGTGCAGGACCTAGGAGTGGCCTCTAGGTGGAGTGCTTTCCTGCAACTTATCAACATTTCAACAACAGATCCTATTTCCGAGCACACAAAAGATCCTATGGACTGAAGCAATATACtgaaaagataaaataatatactaaaacATTACAAAAGGGCACTTCTAACACATAAAAGTAATGTGTTTGTGGTTGGAAAGACAGAGTGGAGAAGACTGCAGTGCAAACATCTGCAAAAGGCTTGTTCCTCTTTGGTAAATCACAGAACTGCTTCACTCTTGAATTACAATTAAATCTAGGTGTCCTTTGCCTACATAGATATTAAAGTATGCTATGAAGAGTGACGATAAGGGTACAATTTAAGGTAAGTGCCTATGCAAAAGACCCAGGggctgattcatcttcggacgcaAGTCCCGTTGCGTTCCGTATTGTGcctaaaattgctctgcgcatgctcagaaacggactttacTCCAGTGCATGCATTTTAagtttgaatgcaaatgacacttctgaccgcctacgatttgaagggcgtAATGGAGAGGGAAGGCGCATAtgcatgtagacaatgtacaggaAGGGCGTGCGCCAAAGTCGAGCACACGCACattcgtctgattcaagctctgggcatctctgaggtacgtgATTCTTAGCGCGCAATTTCTATccgttgtataaaaaaaaatagacattttgTTCACTTTgccttccttgatgaatcaggctccctAACTTAATAACTTCAGATTGGTTTAATTTTTCCCTACTTTCAATGAGGCTCCATGTAGGGTCACAGATTGTGCTGAATTTTGCATGGATTCCAATTAAATGTATAAACTAGTATCGGCTAGTTCTAGGAAACAATTAGATCACAGATATCTGTAATAATAGAGCTAGTATTTGACAAAACAAAATTTGATCAACCAACCCCACTGTTTATTAAAGCCATGTCCTGTAAAAATGACCACTATGCGATAAATGGTTTGTTTGTCATTTTGCGCTGCACAACTCCACCACAAAATGTGTTATTGTGGTTGCAGTGCTCCCTGACGCCACCTACTGGTGTAGAAGCCAAATAGACGGGCAGAGCATTTCACCCTGGTCAGCGTGCACTCTATTGTGCGATAACCccaaaagtgtctttaaaaatagCACAGCCATTGAAGCTGAActacaaaaaaacataatttacaattTTGGGGAGAATCAAAGTTCCTGATTTACACTTTCTTGAATAAAAGTAATTGCAGCCAGGTAAACTGCATTTTATTCTTGAGTTTTGAATCCTTCTTGCCTCAGCACAAACACAAGGCACAGTGACTGTTTAAGGAGAGGTGATGGAGAGCTGGGTTCTATAATTTGGAAGATTGGTAGACTTCTGTATGGGAAGGTAATCCAGTGAGAAAAAGTAACTTGAAGTTGGTAGTATTCAACAGTTTTTTCAGGTGCATTAATTTGGATCCTGTCACCTTTCTGAGATCACTCTTCATGTCATGTTCCTCCATGTGTCCCAAGCTTTAGATTGGGCTGGGGTAGaacaacctgtaaccaatcaaaCCATTGCAGTGTTCACAGCAGCgcagattatttcaggagattGTGCTGATCTtgagggaggcagtgacctgttcaCTCAATTGATTGTGTTACCGGACACAGGACTGTTGTGTcattatgtgaggaggagagtggAGGCAAGTTGAAAGTCACAGACTGAAGTAGTGGAAGTAAGAGCATAGAGTAGTGTGAGGCTCCAGTCAAGCTGCAGGGGGCGACATCCCAAGATTAGAGGAAGGAAGAGTATAGATGTGTAGCATGAATATGTATTTTGATTATATATGTGTTGCATGGTGCTAACCTGGACTAACTAACAAGGTAAAGGAGAAGTAAGAAACCTgaactgtaaaatataaaagctAAAATTGTTCCCCATCATTCTCCtgaacaatttaaaaacaaaatagaacaattccatataaaaaaaacaataataattttggACATCAGACACCTTTGTGTTCTTACATTTTATTCTGTTCTAGTTTGGTGAGGACTTTTGACTGCACTGTatctggcagccaatcagatgtttggGGAGCTGTGTGATTAGCATATGTCAGCATTTATTCAGTGTTTGTGCGATATCCTAATCTACACAACAATTTTCACCATTGTTAGGTTTTAATGTTGTATATGTGATTCATCCCAGTTTATGATAATACATTCTAAGTACTTATGTATGTCGGCGGCTGCTTCATCTTTGTAATGTAATTTGCATTATTATATTCCTGCTATTTAGAACTAATGCGTTCTGCAGCTTGTATGGTATTTCTTTGGAAAGATCTCTGTACAGATTTTTACAGTGTTATGTTGTAGCTCACCAGCCTTCATCCTGTGTCTCTAGACAGTGTTGTAGCCTTTGATTGTGACATCATGCACCAATTTTTGTGTGAATGCATCAATTTAATAGGAAACTGTCACtacccagcactcacctgagcctgtgtgatgtgtgtgtgtgacaaagggttaagtaaacacaaccacctggtctgtttaaaaaaaaatgattgaaacTCTCCCTGTCTATCCCACACACTAACTTTTGCCTCACCAATTATGCCACaaccaaggttttttgtgaagagctgacactcttattcagGAAGTCTTTggttctccctttaaactaatctatcaaAATTTACTTTCATCAGTTATCTTAAACCGAATTATCTCCTCTGTTTTAACTATGTAGTATTCTaataccaagctaagtctgacacATGAATTCGTATGAACACATAGACCTGAACTtaataagtgtaatttaatatggaaaataaatccacaatgcttaagatgaaaaataattaacaaaatgacatacaaagatataatacaatagtttcttataaaataaaaaggaataaacaacaaGAGTGGTAAACTTACGAATGATCATTTTCTGTCTGCAGGAATATTGGAACACTTCTAAATATGAAatttgactcccaaaagtgaacaaaggtgttagatttacaggacataTTAAAAATGCAGCAGTTACACACAACCCcccttccactgtgatgtcagaactagaacGTCTGTAATTGAGAATTAGTTGTTTATGTCCACCTTTCAAGGCAGGTtttatttacactggcctaacttcttaccagaatgtcctacagAGATGATTCCACACAACAGGTTATAAGTTCCCTTCGTTTGCATACCAAACATGACTACTGTAAGTATAATATTTGagaatatgatattttcctgtgtacTTACTCCCCTTCATTCAAACTTATCCCAGCTGCTGAGTCACCCAGTTTAGATGTCCTGAGATATCCCAGAGTCACCAAGAATGTGAGGGGTCTGTTTGTTGGATATAACTGGTATATTgatataaccttaaagagagaCCTTTATCTTTACGATCTGTGCCATTATTTGGTATTGGGCACTCACTCATCTGTAACTACATGTCTGGAACTTTCACTCTATAAACACCTCATGGGTAAAGCAGAAGAGTGTACAACAATCAAAGAAactagcagcttgatacatttaccccgtttGAAGAGGCTGAGCAGATTGGGTGTTCCTTGCTAAATGTGGACTAGACGCAGTAACACGTCTTGTGATATGGCCAAATGCAAATATGAGATCTCGTGTTCCAggccaagatatttaaatgaaattGAAGTGGTGCATTATTTGGATGTGTTTTTGGGTGTTGTCTTCCTGGTTTAACTGTTGGCTGTGTAGCCTTTTTTAGGCCTGCAAAACGAGTTTTACCAGTCCGAATTTGTAATGTCCCAATGAGATGGCTTTTGCACCACAATGCTGAGAGCAAAATAGTGTGGGACTGTTACATGCATCATGGACTTTGATAGATCCAGTGAAGGTGCATCCAAGGTAATGTACTGTATAAATCAGTAGTCACTATCTTAAATATGGGGGcaagtatacatttatttaatgtcaataaatatatacagtatgtctaaGAAATATTTCATGCCAAGGATCATATGGAAAACATGGGGTCATCAATTGTGAATGGAAGAAAGATGATTTCACCATGAACACAAGaatgggttctttacagtaaaggtGGTTGAGCTGTGGAATTTCTTACAGGATGGTAATGGAAAACTCACTAACAGAATTTACAAATGGATTGGATGCCTCTcttccagtatttttttttattactagtgGACATTGATCCAGGGAAATCAGACATTTATTTGAAGCTTCTGCTACCAGAATTTCTGCTAATCCACTAACGTTCTTTGAGCACTACCATCTGATCCATCACTCACCCAGAGGCATCATATCATCTCTCTGTATCATTCAATGTTAGGATCTGTTGAAATACTCAGGAGTCTAATTAGGGGAAAAACTTTTTATAAGGTCCTGGAAGCAGAGTATTGGTTAAATATAAGGACAGGTGTGGAGAAATCCTctatcagtgtgcaggtttacGAACGTGCGTATAAACTTTTATAAAGCTGGTTCTTGGTCCCAACCAGGTGCATAAGATTTATGAGAgcatttctcctcttctttttggAGAAGCCGGCAAGAGCCAGATGCTTTtctccatatctggtggtctCAGAACTTCATACGGAACTTCTGGTCTGAGGTTTGTAGTCTTAATCTCATTCTAAGTATACCAGCTATGAATGTCCAGTTTCTGTCAAAATACATATTACTCCCTCTGCCTTTTCCCGACATTCCAAAGCATCTGAACAAGTTTATAAGATAGATATTAAGTTACAGCCATTTGTCTAATTGCTAGCTCTTAGAAGAGTCCACCAGCCACAGAGGCCCTTAGGAAAAATGTGATAAGAGATGGAGCTTATGACCAGTATCTTGAGGAATTCATCTCCTTCCTTCTATAAATGTTGGGTTACCTGGACTCAATTAAACAATATCCCACCTCTACTCTTCTAGCTCACCCTATGGcaatggatcccaaactttttcagttcaaggcacccttagggcctccataattttttcaaggcatcccttagccaaaataattaccaagtagtcccccgccttgcttaccactggccctggccaaggcacccctgtgagattgtcGAGGCACCCTAGGGAgtctaggcacacagtttgggaaccactgccctatggTAAAGCTCACCGTGAGATTATACTTTTTTAATGCTCTTTCACTGTCCAGGAGGAAATCCCTCGACCTCTCTCCCTTCAATCTTTCACCTTTTTAtcgttcatttaaaataaaaaccattCATCGCAATGTTTACCTTCTTTTATTCATTGCacatcagcatttattttgtgGCTGCTCTATTAACATATTACATTACAGATATTGCACTCATCCAGTGCGCAGGATGCTCACACGTCTCCTGTTTGTGACTATtcaatacttttaataaaaagttgttttaaaaaaaaaataaaagattctgAAATCAAGAAAGCGTTTACCATTCCTGCAGAAATAATCACGTAAATGCTACTGATGTCGCACATACCCAGGACAAGCACTGGACAAACATATCGTACAGCACCCTGgacacacacaacacaacacaacacaacacaacacaacacaacagcTTCTCTGGTCTCACTCATTTGAACCACTCTCACTAACACACACGTTTCTCCTTCCTCATATTTGGAGCACAGCTCCCCATGTTTGACGGGCTCTGGCAACAAAACCTCTGTTTTTGCTCCTTGACCATATCTGGAGGGGAACTTTCCAGCACCAGAGCCAATGTTCCATGGTCCCCTTCTTCTGGGGTGGCTCCTCCTCCCCTGTAACTCTAGGGACCTAGCCCTCATAGGTGAGCACCAGGTCTTGGAGTTACACAGGGTAACAGAATGAAACACATCATAGAGATATAACACCATTTGGCTGACTGTTGTTTGGTGGGCATGAGTCCCGGTTATTGGTCTGTTTGGGAGTGCTGTTGCCCTGGGCATGTTCCATGTTCTCAGACGAATTAGAGTATTTAAGTACCTTCTTCAATAACCAGAGTGGGTCCATCCAAGTCCACTGTGCCTACGAGACAGTTACCATTCAAGTTTCCCTCGGGAGTTCTGTTTCAGCTGCCTGCACCATTTCTTTCAAGCTCTGAGGCTGTAGGGGGTGCTGAGCTGTATTAGGGAGAAAAGTTAAAAAACGAGATCTGGGGTTAGGCTTTTCTGTCAATTTGACTGCTGTGAGTACCCATGTAAAGAGGCAAGAGCTCAGATACTTGTTAGGAGTGATGCTAACCTGGACAGATAGAATGGCCAGGTGATAAGAGAAATAGACAATGCAGGCTGAGAGACAGAGGGAAAATCCCCAAAGCaagtgagtgtcagctctgagTCATACCTGAGATACACTGTCTAACATATATGCTAACTGCAGCTATGTACTGTGCAAAGGAGTGTTTATCCAATGTCAGCTGGACTGCTACCCATTCATTTAACACCTGTATATATACTGCACCACTACACCTGTGTCGCCTCAAGTATAAAACTTGTATTACAACTTGCATGTGGACAAGCCCTTTTATACTTGAACCCCAACAGCCCGAGGTAAAGGAGAGACTGGAGAAAATCCAGGACCAGTGGTAGATACCTGTTCAAACTCACTTCACCACACTAACCCAGTTTAAAAGGGGGTACAAAACATTTACCCAAAACATTAAATTCCATTATTTTTTACCCCCTACATACCCACTGACGTTAAATTCTGTACTCACCTGATATTATTTTCTGCATACTGCCACCACAAAAGCTACAATCAGTGCAACAGTAAAATAAATCCCAATGTGCAAGGAAGACTGTGTTGTGCTTGTTTTGGATTCTATTAAGAGAaggaataaggtaagttaagagagGAGCAGTATAAGGGCTTGTTCATTTTAAGCGTTTAACGGTCATTATTAAAGTTTGTTCACCGCGCTTCGATACTGATAGTCCAAATATTAATGAAAGGGATTGTATGTGTACATACACACTTTCTGACTGGCGTCATTACCGGAATTGCATGCGGTGCCCAGAAACATCAACGCTTAGTACATTATAATGTAATTCCATGGGCGCGCTCAGTAAGTACAGCGTACTATGGTGTAGGGAAGCTCTGAGAACACACGTCTAACACTCTGTTAAGAGCATGGATAAAGTGCATGGTTTTGTCTATGTTTGGACAAGCACTAATAGAGTACTAAATGCAAATCACtgcttaaaggaaaaaaaaacttgtacTGAATAGATTTTGCAAAATCAAAGGATGACTGCAGCTTAAAGGTAGGGTATGATTTcttcaaatacacattttttttaagtttcctaACTGCTTAGCTGATACTCACTCCATTTCACACGGATTATCTCCTCCAGGCTGCTGTGATCCACATGACAGGAGTAACTGTCCCCATCCCTGGGTATCACTTCCACAGTGACTCTGGTCTGATAGGTGCCGTCAGGATTGGGGAGGATCGGATTGACCTCATCTGAGAGAACCTTTTCCATCTCATTCTTCATCCACCACACATCCACAACTCGGGGGTAAAACTCATACACCCAGCAGTGAAGCTTTGTGACCCCGTCTGCTTGTTGATCTGAGACCTCCACCTGTGGAGGAAATGACAAATACACAACACATATTAAAGGTAagtcattgtttatttatgacCTCCTCTAACTAGGAAAATAGCGTCAATCACACCATATATACTAACGTCATTTGTGTCATACACAGCCCCAACTTTTGAATTGTAAAGGTATCAAGAAGGAACATTTCCAAAAGTGCAAATTATGTGGATGCACAATGGCTTTTCTTTTAGTGCTTAAATGTACCTATTTGTCCACCTACCACAGACATAGATGGATAGATACCTACAATCAACATTTGGTCACTATCCACAGGAAAATggggctgcacctacttttgtTGGAGTGTGGGTCCAACTGGGAATGTGTATGGTACAAATAATAAAAGTACTACTTCAGAGTCTGCACTAACTTTAGAATCACCCCTTCAATATTTGAGACTTTTTGAATTACCTCTTAAAACTCTGCTTGTTCCAgctttgagaaatgtgattttgctaagctgactccatcttgttgccttatagtcattttgttctcttatagctcaaAAACAGCTTCGATAtagctagtttgtagaagttattcattatcATCTCgctgtttgcaagaaactatgcccatgacctttGATATGGCAGCCAGGAGATAAATCAACCCCCCCTGGGGagaattcctgtgtgaaaatgggagaatgtagcaagatctgtgtaaaggaagcatgagtggttaataCCTTTTGGGGCGTATTTTTCTGaaatacgtgattttgtgctcTATAGGTATGAACCTGTGAACGGAACTGTgagaaaatactttatttaaatatagaatccccaattattattttaacaatgaATAAATCACCTAAATCCATGGGGATTCTCTTTCTTCATGCTTTTTAATCCATAAGAAAACTACTAAAAACCATGTACAATGCACACTGCCGGGGCCCCATTGTGAACTAACCAATAAAAAGGAGGAGGCGCTATTAAAAGCCACTCTGGCAGCCAATGCAATGAGACTGCCAGTGGGATTGGCTCCAGGGCCGCTCCTGCAGTTCCCCAATGGACCAACATGGATGAGGGACCCCTGTGTAGCGCAATTATATACCCCCTATAGTAAATTAATGGGGTATGAGAAATCGAGGAGTTCTGCAACCATATAATGGTCGAGTGATTTTTATAAAAGTTACAAAAAGCGGATGTCTCTTCTAATAGTCATTTATAGGATAGTGggtgctatattttttttttacaatacacaGAATACATGTTCCTAAGGAACAGTTTAGCTATGACATAATATGTataattcacttttttttattattattttattattttttattatttttttattattttgtttttgtcatgGTGTAATCCCGTGGTAATGAGTTTGGGCCAAAGAGCCCATTTTGGAACTGGTGTCAAATACAGAATAATCACTTATAAATAAGATTTTACACTGTGCTCTTACCTGGTCCCAAACGTTCTTCCATACAGGGCAAGTACTGCTTCAACCACATAACACACTCATGATCCAAATATGACTTTTGCCTCTCAGCCCCGAGACTTCGCCTGTTCCAGGTTTGGGTTATGGTCTCTGCTGCAGATATTAGTGCAACAAATTCAATATTAGACGGATCAAGTACGATAAAGTCTTCCCCATTCGCTGCAAACTCTTCATATCCATGAATGCTGTTGTCTCCGGACAGCTCACACCAGAATTGCACTTGGAAAACATATGTGGTTCTGtgaactgaaataaataaaattattataatagttATTGTACTGAAAGCAATCTAGATAAACACAAAATGTAATGTATGCAGTAAGATACatgttataaaatgtatgtaatatgCAGCGTTGCCACCAACTGTGAGTAGTCAAAAGGAGTTTGTTCGTTTCCTTTTTATTTTCAGCTAGGCTGCGTTTAGTTCATTGCCCATACTAGGCTCACTAGACATTATTACCACAGCCCCACACTGGACATGTGGGACTGGGAAATAACTCCCCAATCATCAGCGAAGGCCAGAATAGGCACTAGATTAGAGTTCATGTAATTGCTGTGCCACCCAAAACATTAGGGTTGGAGCTCTATGTATTCCACCAGGTGCACAAGACACATATCCTCAAGTTACCAGGGTGGTGGTGAGTAGGCATTTTATCCTTCTGCTCCCTAGATTAAGGTTCTAAACTTTAGATTTGGGGGGGagactttttaattttatttctatttttcaccATGCTTCCCAGGAAACAAACTTGGGGAAAAACTAGAGGTGTTTGATTAACTGGTATGATAGAGGATACCAAGGTTTTGTTTTGGTTATATCAATATCATTAACCTGCCTATATACTTTGTGGACCTTTGATATCTTGTGACATCTCAACTGGGTGACAGGAGGCTGAGCAGCTGGGCTAAGTTTG harbors:
- the LOC142101988 gene encoding uncharacterized protein LOC142101988, yielding MNARTSVAPHYPDKHFTTDVNDFEELAVYFSKEEWGCLVEEQKNLYKHVMMENYQTLCSLGCVLVKPDVIAKIEQGQEPYLDERTALQVEEERPTESVQVKPETVSRLEGKQVIVRNIQQAERKSPEYVKTEIVSRIEEGKQTIVRILQTDRKSPDSAHVKSEPVSGIEGKQTIVRNFRQAELKSPESVHVKSEPVSRMEGKEAIMRNFLQAERKSQGVCVVPDITSRIKQEDESVRDLSAGRLYIKQEVINIDDDDDEPCENNDRRAKEEEQGADWVMEDVITPAEPSSDPSIVNVWFVKRVMVNNQNSDKGDSLTESPYVTEHRGGNHPIQRRSENQVVDGYIKSERKPVVDSPVRQGNCNSAPGFYKQTVRNQQTSDCSECGEHFQEKTALEEHLIHHMEEKIRVCPVCAQCFTSQSDLETHLKIHKGGASWPCHECGKSFYTKSSLERHQFIHIRDKPLPCPECGKCFVKRSNYEMHLRLHAGEMLYPCTECEKLFSVKAACDRHIRAHTMERPHVCPQCGKRFLYNGCLVRHIRIHTGERPFACPQCGRCFRQTSALNRHQRIHTDEKQFDCPECGKCFTHQSDLIRHQEVHACDQPFVQYVTDDETDLPTYVIL